From the genome of Pseudomonadota bacterium, one region includes:
- a CDS encoding lytic transglycosylase domain-containing protein has protein sequence MVITKWIIVFVIWCMGLLCWPMDSQSTTQIIHFPVVIDYSFIRSAFIQQAFTQPGGRATPLNTKDGCTQIDLWDPKAGPEKSSLKLSSTMKIKTGFPIAGNCMQLAEWQGPIDILQRIVVDEKGTKMAMQAMEFKPMGLDKTNASVNKMLTDLIQSSLSSYFGKMSIDLTGTFKGLQDQLPNFFSTSYQSGLGAWLSSIRINGTQLKPEGIVLDVIIDVDAAQPSGDVSKTPESKTEIQRLIKTWEEWDAFSVYQLQAVMGQPVTDDEKDNVLEALLDRRYEFVQALEDGALSQDLILRQFTENWQKLSDFYRKHLAQTLSNSPADYLSFIATSDALVALSKTGLGSGLNVNHDGLLKLMKLLGGTKAETDLHYSPGVNRSLQTFFGLGQSLDDPELSMNISAISLLKGDSEAPYYADESDSGLEQAKAWIFKKENVVPYLSRIRLELEWQSSEILSKAKLDAKYQSLFPLIMQATAWQESCWRQFVEKQGKVSPIYSYNKSSVGMMQINERVWRGIYQPESLQWNARYNIRAGSEILDLYMRKYALRKPESRNISNDLLAMAVYAMYNGGPGQFKKFLARTKNNTQQKTDKLFWEKYWWTKNNQVNKVSVCLTGK, from the coding sequence TTGGTAATCACAAAATGGATTATAGTATTTGTGATATGGTGTATGGGCTTATTGTGCTGGCCTATGGACAGCCAGAGTACAACACAGATAATTCATTTCCCTGTCGTGATTGATTATTCCTTTATTCGCTCAGCCTTTATACAACAGGCTTTTACCCAGCCTGGTGGTCGGGCTACCCCCCTGAATACAAAAGATGGATGTACACAAATAGATCTCTGGGATCCAAAAGCCGGACCGGAGAAGTCGTCTCTCAAACTGAGCAGTACAATGAAAATAAAGACCGGTTTTCCCATTGCCGGGAATTGCATGCAGTTGGCTGAATGGCAAGGCCCCATAGATATTTTGCAGCGTATTGTTGTTGATGAAAAAGGCACGAAAATGGCAATGCAAGCTATGGAATTCAAGCCCATGGGCTTGGATAAAACAAACGCCAGCGTCAATAAAATGCTTACAGACCTTATACAGTCCTCTTTAAGCTCATATTTTGGCAAGATGAGTATAGATTTGACAGGGACATTTAAGGGTTTACAGGATCAATTGCCAAATTTTTTTTCAACCTCTTATCAATCCGGCCTTGGGGCGTGGCTTTCATCCATACGAATTAATGGAACCCAGTTAAAACCGGAGGGAATTGTCCTTGATGTAATTATTGACGTGGATGCTGCGCAACCATCGGGAGATGTGAGTAAGACTCCCGAATCGAAAACGGAAATACAACGTCTTATAAAAACCTGGGAAGAATGGGATGCTTTCTCTGTTTATCAGCTCCAGGCTGTCATGGGACAGCCTGTCACAGATGATGAAAAAGATAATGTCTTGGAGGCGCTCCTGGATAGACGTTATGAATTTGTACAGGCGTTGGAAGATGGAGCATTGAGCCAGGATTTAATTCTCAGGCAATTTACTGAAAACTGGCAAAAACTCAGTGATTTCTACAGGAAACACCTGGCTCAAACGCTATCGAATTCGCCGGCAGATTATCTGTCTTTTATTGCAACTTCCGATGCTCTGGTTGCTCTCAGCAAAACAGGATTGGGTTCAGGACTCAATGTCAACCATGACGGGTTGTTGAAATTGATGAAGCTTCTTGGCGGAACAAAGGCAGAGACTGATTTGCATTATTCCCCCGGGGTCAATCGTTCTTTACAGACATTCTTTGGCCTCGGCCAGAGTCTTGATGATCCGGAGCTTTCCATGAACATATCAGCAATCAGTCTTTTGAAGGGGGATAGTGAGGCGCCTTACTATGCTGATGAGTCTGATTCAGGACTCGAACAGGCTAAGGCATGGATATTTAAGAAGGAAAATGTCGTTCCATATTTGAGCAGAATAAGGCTTGAACTGGAGTGGCAAAGTAGTGAGATATTGTCTAAAGCTAAGCTTGACGCAAAATACCAGTCCCTTTTTCCGCTCATTATGCAGGCTACGGCATGGCAGGAAAGCTGTTGGAGGCAGTTTGTTGAAAAACAAGGAAAGGTATCTCCCATCTATTCTTATAATAAAAGCTCAGTAGGTATGATGCAGATAAATGAAAGGGTTTGGCGCGGTATATACCAACCCGAGAGCCTGCAATGGAATGCCCGATATAATATACGTGCAGGCTCAGAAATTCTAGATTTATATATGCGGAAATATGCCCTTCGCAAACCTGAGTCTCGAAATATCAGTAACGATTTACTTGCAATGGCAGTATACGCCATGTATAATGGCGGGCCGGGACAATTCAAGAAATTCCTTGCAAGGACAAAAAATAATACCCAACAAAAAACAGATAAACTTTTCTGGGAAAAGTACTGGTGGACTAAGAACAATCAGGTTAACAAGGTCTCGGTTTGTTTAACCGGGAAGTAA
- a CDS encoding nitroreductase family protein, whose translation MPIVTINPELCRKDGLCVSICPKVLSWEGKGSIPVVAHEGSCNSCGHCVLICPSGAIRQIDCPPASIHPVQNNLMPSYEQVHEMIVSRRSTRTFQDRPVEKEMIEKVIDGARFAPSAKNAQSTRFMVIQDKTLLHNVASSTAEWLGTAAKKLKNPILKKLYLLREAQDVGTIAKWVGQFELILEKMHQDTDLVLFGAPVLLLFYADSTIRFANENANLAIQNATFVACSLGLGNFYTGYVVLACNNDKIIPKLLGIQGKHKIYGGLTLGYPEITFSQWIDRSPAKVTWM comes from the coding sequence ATGCCCATAGTTACTATTAACCCGGAGCTCTGCCGGAAGGATGGTCTCTGCGTCAGTATCTGTCCGAAGGTTTTATCCTGGGAGGGCAAAGGTTCAATACCTGTGGTAGCCCATGAAGGATCGTGCAACTCCTGTGGTCATTGTGTTTTAATATGCCCCTCAGGGGCGATCCGTCAGATCGACTGTCCGCCGGCAAGCATACATCCTGTGCAAAATAACCTTATGCCTTCATATGAACAGGTACATGAAATGATTGTGTCAAGGCGTTCCACAAGGACTTTTCAGGATAGACCGGTTGAAAAGGAGATGATCGAGAAGGTAATTGACGGTGCAAGATTTGCTCCGAGTGCCAAAAATGCTCAGAGCACCAGATTCATGGTAATTCAGGATAAAACGCTTCTTCACAACGTAGCCTCCAGCACGGCAGAATGGCTTGGCACGGCAGCAAAAAAATTGAAAAACCCTATCTTGAAAAAACTTTACCTCTTGCGTGAGGCACAGGATGTCGGAACAATTGCAAAATGGGTAGGTCAGTTCGAGCTTATTTTAGAAAAGATGCACCAGGATACGGATCTGGTTCTCTTTGGAGCGCCTGTACTGTTATTGTTTTATGCAGACAGTACAATTCGTTTTGCCAATGAAAATGCCAACCTTGCTATTCAGAATGCCACATTTGTTGCGTGCTCTCTGGGGCTCGGCAATTTTTATACAGGTTACGTTGTACTGGCCTGTAATAACGACAAAATCATACCAAAGCTCCTTGGGATACAAGGGAAACACAAAATATATGGCGGGCTGACTCTTGGATACCCTGAAATAACATTCTCGCAATGGATTGATCGAAGCCCCGCGAAAGTTACATGGATGTAA
- a CDS encoding cupin domain-containing protein produces the protein MTLVEIKNIFTNIPDCTSKEVFETLLDNGNFKIERIVSMGQTTPAGEWYDQERDEWVIVLTGSTGLSFKGDREIRVMKPGDHLFIPAHTIHRVEWTTSHEKTIWLAIHFPAGQKL, from the coding sequence ATGACCTTAGTAGAGATAAAAAACATTTTTACCAATATTCCAGACTGTACTTCCAAAGAAGTCTTTGAAACCTTATTGGATAATGGCAATTTTAAAATAGAAAGGATTGTCTCTATGGGTCAGACAACGCCTGCCGGGGAGTGGTATGATCAGGAAAGGGATGAATGGGTTATCGTTCTTACAGGGAGCACCGGTTTGTCTTTCAAAGGAGATAGAGAAATAAGAGTGATGAAGCCGGGAGACCATCTTTTTATCCCTGCGCATACTATACACAGAGTTGAATGGACAACCAGCCATGAAAAAACCATTTGGCTGGCAATTCATTTTCCAGCAGGTCAGAAGTTGTAG
- a CDS encoding PAS domain S-box protein, translated as MPQKLINKLNDYKQIFNRTPVVVFLWRFAPDRSVEFVSDNVQKILGYTVEDFISGHILLPDIMHPEDIPGLEAEYALYRQQGIQEFTQQYRLKIKSGEYRWFEDHTSALTDEYEDAALYQSIIVDITERKLMEDRLKEGERFLSNIFSSVQDGISVIDKEFNIVRVNPTMNRYYSNKLPLIGKKCYEVYHGQEVPCEECPSIKTFETGKPAHEIMLKHGIEGESMRWLDLFTFPLIDMGTGEMSGVIEYARDITKRKNAEELLKENEAKFRTLFDLASDAIFLLDDEKIADCNNKTLEMFGYTNEQQVIGKTMYDLSPPLQADGRDSKEKSIEKINNAISGESQFFDWKHLRHNGTVFDAEVSLSLFKLKDIFFTQCIVRDVTYRKRMEEELIKSKNLESIGTLAGGIAHDFNNLLMVIMGNISLAKMHLSPDNKVIERLSDAENASIAAKDLTQQLITFSRGGEPWKKVIGVAPLIKSTARFVLSGSRIKCKYFLSENIHPIHADEVQLRQVIHNIMNNARESMATGGIITIRADNVEINQKDNIPLTYGDYVKISIEDKGIGIKEEHLGKIFDPYFSTKGLGVQKGMGLGLSVSYSIIKKHNGYILLESTLGVGTTVHIYLPAFKKEAEGVDTDKFISAKGKILVMDDVEEVRLVTSNMLIELGYEVVCAEDGREAVELYKQAGEIGSPFNAVILDLTIQGGMGGKDTISELLSIDPYVNALIASGYTDDPIIDNFRDYGFKGAVIKPYKIEALDGALKMLIPHS; from the coding sequence ATGCCGCAAAAACTTATTAATAAACTCAATGATTACAAACAAATATTTAACCGTACACCTGTTGTGGTGTTTTTATGGCGTTTTGCTCCGGATCGTTCAGTTGAGTTTGTTTCAGACAATGTCCAAAAAATCCTCGGTTATACGGTTGAAGATTTTATCTCAGGGCACATCCTATTGCCTGATATAATGCACCCGGAGGACATTCCGGGTCTCGAAGCCGAATATGCATTATACAGACAACAGGGCATACAAGAGTTTACTCAACAGTACCGGCTAAAAATAAAATCAGGCGAATACCGCTGGTTTGAAGACCATACATCGGCTCTAACAGATGAATATGAAGATGCTGCCCTTTATCAGTCAATCATTGTGGATATAACAGAACGGAAGCTGATGGAAGACAGGCTTAAAGAAGGCGAACGTTTTCTATCTAATATATTTTCAAGTGTACAGGACGGCATAAGTGTTATTGACAAAGAGTTTAACATCGTTCGTGTTAACCCGACAATGAATCGTTATTATTCAAACAAATTGCCCCTTATTGGAAAAAAATGTTACGAGGTCTACCATGGCCAGGAAGTACCCTGCGAGGAATGTCCCAGTATAAAGACATTCGAGACCGGTAAACCCGCCCATGAGATAATGTTGAAGCATGGCATCGAAGGAGAGTCGATGAGATGGCTCGATTTGTTTACTTTTCCGCTCATCGATATGGGTACAGGTGAAATGAGCGGAGTAATAGAGTATGCCCGTGACATTACAAAACGCAAAAATGCTGAAGAATTGTTAAAAGAGAATGAAGCTAAATTCCGTACATTGTTCGATCTGGCAAGTGATGCGATATTTTTGTTGGATGACGAAAAGATTGCAGACTGCAATAATAAAACACTTGAGATGTTCGGGTACACAAACGAGCAGCAGGTTATCGGAAAGACGATGTATGACCTTTCGCCTCCTTTACAAGCGGACGGAAGGGATTCCAAAGAAAAGTCCATTGAAAAAATAAACAATGCAATTTCTGGCGAATCCCAATTTTTTGATTGGAAACATTTAAGGCACAACGGTACGGTTTTTGATGCGGAAGTAAGTCTCAGCCTGTTTAAGTTGAAAGATATTTTTTTCACGCAATGCATAGTCCGTGATGTTACTTACCGCAAACGCATGGAAGAAGAGCTTATCAAATCGAAGAATCTTGAGTCCATAGGTACACTTGCAGGCGGCATAGCGCACGATTTCAATAATCTCCTCATGGTTATAATGGGCAACATTTCTCTTGCGAAGATGCATTTGAGCCCTGATAATAAAGTTATAGAAAGGTTGTCAGATGCTGAAAATGCTTCAATCGCAGCAAAAGATTTAACCCAGCAGCTTATTACGTTTTCCAGAGGCGGAGAACCCTGGAAAAAAGTAATAGGGGTTGCTCCTTTGATAAAGAGTACTGCCCGGTTTGTACTGAGCGGCTCCCGCATTAAATGTAAATATTTTTTATCCGAAAATATCCATCCGATACATGCCGATGAAGTTCAACTTCGCCAAGTAATTCACAATATCATGAATAACGCAAGAGAGTCCATGGCTACAGGGGGAATAATTACAATACGTGCTGATAATGTTGAGATTAATCAAAAGGACAATATTCCTCTGACTTATGGAGATTATGTAAAAATATCCATAGAGGACAAAGGTATAGGGATTAAAGAGGAACACCTCGGGAAGATATTTGACCCTTATTTTAGTACAAAAGGTCTGGGAGTTCAGAAGGGCATGGGACTTGGCCTTTCAGTTTCGTATTCTATAATAAAGAAACATAATGGATATATTTTGTTGGAATCTACCCTGGGGGTAGGAACAACCGTCCATATATACCTGCCCGCCTTTAAAAAAGAAGCAGAAGGCGTTGACACAGACAAATTTATTTCTGCAAAGGGAAAAATACTCGTAATGGATGATGTTGAGGAAGTGAGGCTTGTTACAAGCAATATGCTTATTGAACTGGGATATGAAGTAGTATGTGCAGAAGACGGCAGAGAGGCAGTAGAACTTTATAAACAGGCCGGAGAAATTGGTTCTCCTTTTAATGCAGTGATACTTGATCTTACCATTCAAGGGGGTATGGGAGGAAAAGATACAATTTCAGAGTTGCTTTCTATAGACCCGTATGTGAATGCGCTCATTGCGTCAGGTTACACAGATGACCCTATTATAGATAATTTTAGGGATTATGGATTTAAAGGCGCCGTAATCAAGCCCTATAAAATAGAAGCATTGGATGGGGCTTTAAAAATGTTGATTCCTCATTCGTAG
- the acsC gene encoding acetyl-CoA decarbonylase/synthase complex subunit gamma, producing the protein MALTGIQIFKLLPKTNCGECKFPTCLAFAMALASAKAELDACPYVSDDAKERLSDASAPPIRQLTIGTGDYEVKIGGETVLFRHERTFFNKPGLAVIITDSMDDGEVESRFAKIASLQYERVGLTLRPELVALKETGNKERFINLVQKACQKPYSIIIISFDQSVMKAALEIAKDKKPLIYAATKDNYEAFGKLAKEYTCPLAVAGQGMEEVADLTEKLTDMGLKDLVIDTSTRTIRESFQEQLIIRRAAIVSKYKPFGFPTIVFPAEMTGNFMKETLIASCFIAKYAGIIVMSDFEGESIFPLLLQRLNIYTDPQRPMTTQEGIYPVNNPDENSPVLVTCNFTLSYFIVSGEIENSRVPSWLCVMDTEGLSVMTAWAAGKFSGDIVGMFIKKSGISDKVKHRKLIIPGYAAMILGDLEEELQGWEILVGPREAAHIPAYFKTQKM; encoded by the coding sequence ATGGCACTTACGGGAATACAGATTTTTAAGCTTCTTCCCAAGACAAATTGCGGAGAGTGCAAGTTCCCTACCTGTCTTGCCTTTGCAATGGCGCTGGCATCCGCCAAGGCTGAACTCGACGCATGTCCTTATGTGTCTGATGATGCAAAGGAACGGTTGTCTGATGCAAGCGCCCCCCCGATAAGGCAGTTGACAATAGGAACAGGGGATTATGAGGTAAAGATTGGTGGTGAAACGGTTCTATTCAGGCATGAGAGGACCTTTTTCAATAAACCAGGTCTTGCAGTTATAATTACAGACAGTATGGATGATGGAGAAGTTGAAAGCAGGTTCGCAAAAATAGCCTCCCTTCAGTATGAAAGGGTCGGCCTGACACTAAGACCCGAACTTGTTGCATTAAAAGAAACGGGCAATAAAGAAAGATTCATTAACCTTGTACAAAAGGCCTGCCAGAAGCCTTACAGTATAATTATCATTTCTTTTGATCAATCTGTTATGAAAGCTGCCCTTGAAATTGCAAAAGACAAAAAACCCCTTATATATGCTGCAACTAAAGACAACTATGAGGCCTTTGGCAAGCTTGCAAAAGAATATACCTGCCCTCTTGCCGTGGCCGGGCAAGGCATGGAAGAAGTAGCTGACCTGACTGAAAAACTTACCGATATGGGGCTTAAAGACCTTGTAATTGACACCTCAACCCGAACAATAAGAGAGAGTTTTCAGGAACAGCTGATTATAAGGCGTGCGGCTATCGTGAGTAAATATAAACCGTTTGGATTTCCGACCATCGTTTTCCCTGCAGAAATGACTGGCAACTTTATGAAGGAAACACTTATTGCCTCATGTTTTATTGCTAAATATGCAGGGATTATAGTTATGAGCGATTTTGAAGGTGAAAGCATATTTCCACTTCTTCTCCAGAGGCTGAATATATATACAGACCCACAAAGACCCATGACAACTCAGGAAGGCATCTATCCTGTAAATAATCCGGATGAAAATTCACCGGTGCTGGTTACATGCAATTTTACCCTTTCTTATTTTATTGTAAGTGGCGAGATAGAAAATTCGAGGGTCCCAAGCTGGCTTTGTGTGATGGATACAGAAGGTCTGTCGGTAATGACGGCATGGGCTGCAGGTAAGTTTTCCGGTGATATTGTAGGCATGTTTATAAAAAAATCCGGTATTTCTGATAAGGTAAAACATAGAAAGCTTATTATCCCGGGTTATGCTGCAATGATCCTCGGCGACCTTGAAGAAGAGCTTCAGGGATGGGAAATCCTTGTAGGGCCGAGAGAAGCAGCACATATACCGGCTTATTTTAAGACTCAGAAAATGTAA
- a CDS encoding alpha/beta hydrolase, translating to MIDFKKGTEQMDRPEILYRLFFPQKESVEGLGLPDMVSPLFEVEKGVSVGCRFYPVQMDGPNILFFHGNGETCLDYDYVAPLYGKQGLNLFVADYRGYGYSGGIPTCSNMINDAHPIFQGFTNLLHERGFTGSLFIMGRSLGSAPALEIAYHYHKKLKGLIVESGFAVARNQFKRLGAIHLLNEGEEPVGFGNDLKIKEITIPTLIIHGEDDDIIPSTEGRMLYALSGASEKVSFFVPHAGHNDLMMLAANEYMEIIEKFIKRL from the coding sequence ATGATAGATTTTAAAAAGGGTACGGAACAGATGGATCGCCCGGAGATTCTTTACCGGTTGTTTTTCCCGCAAAAGGAATCTGTGGAAGGTTTGGGGCTGCCTGATATGGTAAGCCCCCTATTCGAGGTAGAGAAAGGTGTTTCTGTCGGTTGCCGGTTTTATCCGGTTCAAATGGATGGACCCAATATTTTATTTTTTCATGGCAACGGTGAAACCTGCCTCGATTATGATTATGTGGCCCCTCTTTACGGGAAGCAGGGACTTAATCTTTTTGTAGCTGATTATCGTGGATACGGATATAGCGGTGGAATCCCCACATGCAGCAATATGATTAATGATGCCCATCCGATATTTCAAGGTTTTACTAACTTGCTTCATGAACGGGGTTTTACCGGAAGTCTTTTTATTATGGGTCGGTCTCTTGGAAGTGCCCCTGCACTTGAAATAGCATATCATTATCATAAAAAGTTAAAAGGATTAATCGTGGAAAGTGGTTTTGCGGTCGCCCGGAACCAGTTTAAACGACTGGGGGCCATCCACCTCCTTAATGAAGGAGAAGAGCCTGTAGGTTTCGGTAATGACCTGAAAATAAAGGAAATAACCATTCCGACTTTGATTATTCACGGGGAAGATGACGATATTATCCCCTCCACAGAGGGAAGGATGCTCTATGCGCTATCCGGGGCTTCGGAGAAGGTCTCGTTCTTTGTGCCTCATGCCGGTCATAACGACCTGATGATGCTGGCTGCAAATGAATATATGGAAATTATCGAAAAGTTTATAAAAAGACTATAA
- a CDS encoding MATE family efflux transporter, whose translation MSLKIGKDFTVGSIPRHLLIFSIPMLIGNLARTSYHIINIIWVGHLVGKDAVGAVGVSFPIIFTLIGIFIGMCLATTILVAQYYGAKKYDMVEKVVNNSFLLSLIIGGFFTITGILSSDFLLRLMETPPENFAMASSYLKINLAGFTLLYMDFLIHSILRGIGNTMIPLVFSCISMGMNAIIDPFFIGGFGPFPSNGLNGAAYATLLSQAVSLIISIIYLNKKDKMVAFNPKKLIFDKHITSLIVKIGLPSVAQQSLVSLSVMFITTFVNAFGSAATNAFGAVGRIDMFVFLPAMSMGMAVSTLTGQNIGAGKPERIKDVFIWGNVMTSSITVFISLIVVFLARPILIMFGLGNDVKVMDIGIDYMRIVGSCYVFFSIMSISSGVINGAGHTMITMFFAFLSLWAIRVPLAWFLSKTSLGLTGIWIAMSLSFAITMIVSLIYYFSGRWKKSFIVKTSGLAKKL comes from the coding sequence TTGAGCCTAAAAATTGGAAAAGATTTTACGGTGGGGAGCATTCCCAGACATCTTTTGATTTTTTCAATCCCTATGCTTATCGGTAATCTGGCAAGAACAAGTTACCACATTATAAATATCATATGGGTCGGGCATCTTGTAGGAAAAGATGCTGTTGGAGCGGTTGGCGTCAGCTTTCCAATTATTTTCACATTAATAGGGATTTTTATCGGCATGTGTCTGGCAACAACCATACTTGTTGCACAGTATTACGGAGCAAAGAAATACGACATGGTTGAAAAGGTGGTAAACAATTCATTCTTATTATCATTGATAATTGGAGGATTTTTTACAATTACAGGTATACTCTCAAGCGATTTTCTTCTAAGACTTATGGAAACACCGCCGGAGAATTTTGCCATGGCGTCAAGCTACCTCAAAATAAACCTTGCCGGTTTTACCCTTCTTTACATGGATTTTCTCATACATTCAATACTCAGGGGTATTGGCAATACAATGATCCCCCTGGTATTTTCATGCATAAGCATGGGGATGAATGCTATTATTGATCCCTTTTTCATCGGAGGTTTCGGCCCTTTCCCCTCAAATGGCCTTAACGGAGCTGCCTATGCTACATTATTATCACAAGCTGTATCATTGATAATAAGCATTATTTATCTCAACAAAAAAGATAAAATGGTAGCATTCAATCCGAAAAAACTCATCTTCGACAAGCACATAACCTCTCTGATTGTTAAAATAGGCCTTCCGTCAGTGGCTCAGCAATCCCTCGTTTCCCTCAGCGTAATGTTCATAACAACTTTTGTTAATGCCTTCGGCAGTGCGGCCACAAATGCCTTCGGCGCTGTCGGGCGGATAGATATGTTTGTTTTTTTGCCTGCAATGTCTATGGGTATGGCGGTTTCCACACTTACAGGGCAAAACATCGGCGCTGGCAAACCCGAAAGGATAAAAGACGTATTTATATGGGGAAATGTAATGACCTCATCTATAACTGTTTTTATATCGCTTATTGTTGTCTTCCTCGCCAGGCCTATACTTATTATGTTTGGTCTCGGGAATGACGTAAAAGTCATGGATATAGGTATCGACTATATGCGCATCGTAGGTTCCTGCTATGTATTTTTTTCGATAATGTCCATATCAAGCGGTGTTATAAACGGTGCAGGCCATACAATGATAACGATGTTTTTTGCTTTTCTGTCGCTGTGGGCAATAAGAGTACCGTTAGCATGGTTTTTATCGAAGACAAGCCTTGGCCTCACAGGGATATGGATTGCCATGTCGCTGAGCTTTGCAATAACAATGATTGTCAGCCTTATTTATTACTTTTCCGGAAGGTGGAAGAAGTCGTTTATTGTAAAAACTTCCGGATTGGCTAAAAAACTTTGA